A single window of Leishmania major strain Friedlin complete genome, chromosome 10 DNA harbors:
- the GP63-4 gene encoding GP63, leishmanolysin: MSVDSSSTHRRRCVAARLVRLAAAGAAVTVAVGTAAAWAHAGALQHRCVHDAMQARVRQSVADHHKAPGAVSAVGLPYVTLDAAHTAAAADPRPGSARSVVRDVNWGALRIAVSTEDLTDPAYHCARVGQHVKDHAGAIVTCTAEDILTNEKRDILVKHLIPQAVQLHTERLKVQQVQGKWKVTDMVGEICGDFKVPQAHITEGFSNTDFVMYVASVPSEEGVLAWATTCQTFSDGHPAVGVINIPAANIASRYDQLVTRVVTHEMAHALGFSGPFFEDARIVASVPNVRGKNFDVPVINSSTAVAKAREQYGCDTLEYLEMEDQGSAGSAGSHIKMRNAQDELMAAASGAGYYTALTMAILQDLGFYQADFSKAEVMPWGQNAGCAFLTNKCMEQNITQWPAMFCNESEDAIRCPTSRLSLGACGVTRHPGLPPYWQYFTDPSLAGVSAFMDYCPVVVPYSDISCTQRASEAHASLLPFNVFSDAARCIDGAFRPKATNGIVKSYAGLCANVQCDTATRTYSVQVHGSNDYTNCTPGLRVELSTVSNAFEGGGYITCPPYVEVCQGNVQAAKDGGNTAAGRRGPRAAATALLVAALLAVAL; this comes from the coding sequence ATGTCCgtggacagcagcagcacgcaccggcgccgctgcgtcgccgcgcgcctggtgcgcctcgcggctgccggcgccgcagtcACCGTTGCTgtcggcaccgcggccgcgtgggcacacgccggtgcgctgcagcaccgctgcgtcCACGACGCGATgcaggcacgcgtgcggCAGTCGGTGGCGGACCACCACAAGGCCCCCGGCGCGGTGTCCGCGGTGGGTCTGCCGTACGTTACTCtcgacgccgcgcacaccgcggccgccgccgatccCAGGCcgggcagcgcgcgcagcgtcgtGCGCGACGTGAACTGGGGCGCGCTGCGCATCGCCGTCTCCACCGAGGACCTCACCGACCCCGCCTACCACTGCGCTCGCGTCGGGCAGCATGTCAAAGACCACGCCGGCGCCATCGTCACCTGCACCGCCGAGGACATCCTCACCAACGAGAAGCGCGACATCCTGGTCAAGCACCTCATcccgcaggcggtgcagctgcacacggAGCGGCTgaaggtgcagcaggtgcagggCAAGTGGAAGGTGACGGACATGGTCGGCGAGATCTGTGGCGACTTCAAGGTGCCGCAGGCGCACATCACCGAGGGCTTCAGCAACACCGACTTCGTGATGTACGTCGCCTCCGTGCCGAGTGAGGAGGGTGTGCTGGCGTGGGCCACGACCTGCCAGACGTTCTCTGACGGCCATCCAGCCGTGGGCGTCATCAACATCCCCGCGGCGAACATTGCGTCGCGGTACGACCAGCTCGTCACGCGTGTCGTCACGCACGAgatggcgcacgcgctcggCTTCAGCGGCCCATTCTTCGAGGACGCCCGCATCGTGGCGAGCGTTCCGAACGTTCGAGGCAAGAACTTCGATGTTCCCGTGatcaacagcagcacggcagtgGCGAAGGCGCGCGAGCAGTACGGCTGCGACACTTTGGAGTATCTGGAGATGGAGGACCAAGGCAGTGCGGGCTCCGCCGGGTCGCACATCAAGATGCGCAACGCGCAGGACGAGCTCATGGCGGCAGCCAGTGGTGCCGGGTACTACACCGCCCTGACCATGGCCATCCTCCAGGACCTCGGCTTCTACCAGGCGGACTTCAGCAAGGCCGAGGTGATGCCGTGGGGCCAGAACGCCGGCTGCGCCTTCCTCACCAACAAGTGCATGGAGCAGAACATCACGCAGTGGCCGGCGATGTTCTGCAATGAGAGCGAGGACGCCATCCGCTGCCCCACCAGTCGTCTCAGCCTCGGTGCATGCGGTGTTACCCGTCACCCGGGCCTTCCGCCGTACTGGCAGTACTTCACGGACCCGTCCCTCGCCGGCGTCTCCGCCTTCATGGACTACTGCCCTGTCGTGGTGCCCTACAGTGATATCAGCTGCACGCAGCGTGCCTCTGAGGCACATGCTTCGTTGCTGCCCTTCAACGTCTTCTCTgacgcggcgcgctgcatcgaTGGTGCCTTCAGACCGAAGGCAACTAACGGCATAGTCAAGTCGTACGCCGGCCTGTGCGCCAACGTGCAGTGTGACACggccacacgcacgtacagcGTGCAGGTGCACGGCAGTAACGACTACACCAACTGCACGCCGGGCCTCAGAGTTGAGCTGAGCACCGTGAGCAACGCCTTCGAGGGGGGCGGCTACATCACGTGCCCGCCGTACGTGGAGGTGTGCCAGGGCAACGTGCAGGCTGCCAAGGACGGCGGCAACACGGCGGCTGGTCGTCGTGGtccgcgcgccgcggcgacggcgctgctggtggccgcgctgctggccgTGGCGCTCTAG